One Methylophaga marina DNA window includes the following coding sequences:
- a CDS encoding BON domain-containing protein, protein MNKLKKAAWLGLVIPAATLFLQACVPVVATGAATGASVAYDRRTTGSVIDDQGIEFKASYAIYNNKEIYNQSHINVTSYNGVVLLTGETPSESLKQKVTAEVKAIPKVRRIHNELAIAAPSALPSRSSDAWITSKIKAKMTTDENTDPFHVKVVTERGVVYLMGMVSHAEADQAVNIVRNSAGVQRVVKIFEYTD, encoded by the coding sequence ATGAACAAACTCAAAAAAGCAGCTTGGTTAGGCTTAGTCATACCTGCCGCTACGTTGTTTCTTCAAGCCTGTGTACCCGTCGTGGCAACAGGTGCGGCTACAGGCGCATCGGTTGCGTATGATCGCCGCACTACGGGGAGTGTAATTGATGATCAAGGCATCGAATTTAAAGCGTCTTACGCCATTTATAACAACAAAGAAATATACAATCAGAGTCATATAAATGTGACCAGCTACAATGGTGTTGTTCTGTTGACGGGCGAAACCCCGAGCGAATCATTGAAGCAAAAAGTGACGGCAGAAGTGAAAGCGATTCCAAAAGTAAGACGCATTCATAACGAATTGGCGATTGCTGCGCCAAGCGCCTTACCATCACGTAGCAGTGATGCCTGGATTACATCAAAAATCAAAGCGAAAATGACCACTGATGAAAACACCGATCCTTTCCACGTTAAAGTTGTGACGGAACGCGGCGTAGTTTATCTGATGGGAATGGTTAGCCATGCTGAAGCAGACCAAGCAGTGAATATTGTAAGAAACTCTGCTGGTGTTCAACGTGTGGTTAAGATATTTGAATACACAGATTAA
- the hemJ gene encoding protoporphyrinogen oxidase HemJ produces the protein MLWVKALHIIFVVTWFSAMFYLPRLFVYHAMTEDQAGKDRFKIMERKLYRGIMTPSALLTLIFGIWLVSYYPLDQIASMGWLHAKLTLVLLLFAYHGICGSMVRKFAADKNERSHTYYRWFNELPVLALIAIVILVVVKPF, from the coding sequence ATGCTTTGGGTAAAGGCACTTCATATTATTTTTGTGGTGACATGGTTTTCGGCAATGTTCTATTTGCCACGTTTATTTGTGTACCATGCAATGACAGAGGATCAAGCTGGTAAAGACCGCTTTAAGATTATGGAGCGAAAACTTTACCGTGGCATTATGACGCCCAGCGCACTTTTGACTCTCATATTTGGTATCTGGCTTGTCAGTTATTATCCACTCGACCAAATTGCATCAATGGGCTGGTTGCATGCCAAACTGACTTTGGTATTACTGCTATTTGCTTATCATGGAATCTGTGGCTCAATGGTGAGAAAGTTTGCTGCAGATAAAAATGAGCGTAGCCATACCTATTACCGCTGGTTTAATGAGCTACCTGTTCTAGCATTGATCGCTATTGTCATTCTGGTTGTGGTTAAACCATTCTGA
- a CDS encoding PilZ domain-containing protein has product MTDSTAQDRRRFSRIPFDAVAHINTENGDLFLNCQIIDISLKGLLVHKPGQWQSAIGDKCRLDLLLDNAQVIIEMETVVAHIDDEQIGFDCEHIGLDSITHLKRLIELNLGDEAILHRELSALIDEH; this is encoded by the coding sequence ATGACCGATTCAACCGCTCAGGATAGACGCCGATTCAGCCGTATACCATTTGATGCTGTCGCCCATATCAATACCGAAAATGGCGATTTGTTTCTTAATTGCCAAATCATTGATATTTCATTAAAAGGTCTTTTAGTTCATAAACCAGGACAATGGCAATCTGCGATTGGTGATAAATGCCGTTTAGATTTATTGCTGGATAACGCACAAGTCATTATCGAAATGGAGACCGTTGTTGCCCATATTGATGATGAGCAGATAGGCTTTGATTGTGAACATATTGGTTTGGATAGCATTACTCATTTGAAACGTTTGATAGAGCTCAATCTGGGTGATGAAGCCATCCTGCATCGTGAATTATCAGCCTTGATAGATGAACATTAA
- the radA gene encoding DNA repair protein RadA, which translates to MAKVKKVYVCKECGAQTPQWAGRCSDCGAWNSLEEEIYSSASSTAQATISKHSGYAGEQKSEVQALGDVTSEQAVRWTTGLPELDRVLGGGLVTGSVVLIGGDPGIGKSTLLLQAMATMADSSGISPLYISGEESLQQIRLRAERLQLEQAPVDLLAETHAEQMIQVAKNRKPQVMVIDSIQTVFTELLQSAPGTVAQVRESAAQLVRFAKSSGTTMILVGHVTKQGALAGPRVLEHMVDTVLYFEGDTSTRFRILRAVKNRFGAVNELGVFGMTELGLKEVSNPSAIFLSRGDESVPGSIVTVIREGSRPMLVEVQALVDSSPLGNPRRVTVGLEQNRLAMLLAILHRHGGITCHDQDVFINVVGGVKLSETGADLAVLAAIISSLRNKPLPRDWVLFGEVGLTGEIRPVQAGEERIKDANKHGFTHAVVPAANAPRKGLKGMKVHAVKHLSEVISILRDMTS; encoded by the coding sequence ATGGCTAAAGTCAAAAAGGTCTATGTTTGCAAAGAGTGTGGCGCGCAAACACCACAATGGGCGGGACGATGCTCTGACTGTGGAGCGTGGAATAGTCTGGAAGAAGAGATTTATTCCAGTGCGTCTTCAACCGCACAAGCCACAATCAGTAAGCATTCTGGCTATGCTGGTGAGCAAAAAAGTGAAGTGCAGGCGCTGGGAGACGTCACATCAGAACAGGCTGTACGTTGGACTACAGGTTTACCAGAACTTGATCGTGTGCTCGGTGGTGGATTAGTCACCGGTTCAGTCGTCTTAATTGGTGGTGATCCCGGGATTGGTAAGTCGACACTATTATTGCAAGCCATGGCGACTATGGCTGACAGCAGTGGTATCAGTCCTCTCTATATCAGTGGCGAAGAATCCCTACAGCAAATCAGGCTACGTGCTGAGCGTTTACAGTTAGAGCAGGCACCGGTCGATCTATTAGCTGAAACCCATGCAGAACAGATGATTCAGGTAGCTAAAAACCGTAAACCTCAGGTGATGGTGATTGATTCTATTCAAACCGTGTTCACCGAGTTATTACAGTCGGCACCTGGAACTGTGGCACAGGTGCGTGAAAGTGCTGCACAGCTGGTTCGGTTTGCGAAATCTAGTGGTACGACAATGATTCTCGTTGGTCACGTGACAAAACAAGGTGCATTAGCCGGACCTCGGGTACTTGAGCACATGGTCGACACGGTACTGTATTTTGAAGGAGACACCTCAACGCGATTTCGAATTCTCCGTGCCGTAAAAAATCGTTTTGGTGCAGTCAATGAGCTCGGTGTATTTGGTATGACGGAACTGGGACTCAAAGAAGTGAGTAACCCGTCGGCCATTTTCCTGTCTCGGGGTGATGAGTCGGTACCAGGCAGTATTGTCACAGTGATACGAGAAGGTAGTCGGCCAATGCTCGTTGAAGTACAAGCCTTAGTAGATAGCAGTCCGCTTGGAAATCCGAGGCGGGTGACAGTAGGGCTTGAGCAAAATCGCTTAGCCATGTTGTTGGCTATTTTGCATCGGCATGGTGGCATTACTTGTCATGATCAGGATGTGTTTATTAATGTTGTTGGTGGCGTAAAACTGAGTGAAACAGGCGCAGATTTAGCGGTCTTAGCGGCGATTATTTCTAGCTTAAGAAACAAGCCTTTACCGAGAGACTGGGTGTTGTTTGGTGAGGTTGGCCTGACGGGTGAAATTCGCCCAGTGCAAGCTGGTGAAGAACGTATCAAAGATGCGAATAAGCACGGTTTTACTCATGCTGTTGTTCCGGCAGCGAATGCACCAAGAAAAGGCTTAAAAGGAATGAAAGTTCATGCAGTCAAGCATCTTTCAGAAGTGATTAGCATTCTTCGGGATATGACGTCTTAA
- the alr gene encoding alanine racemase, producing the protein MTFPSATISVPALQHNLARAKQSAANSKVMSVIKADAYGHGVITVAEALKQSDAFAVARLSEAVSLRQQGVTLPIVILEGVNTADDFQLAAQLSLSPVIHLSSQVDVLNSITLSQPLKFNWIMVDSGMHRLGIRPEQVEAIISGLHASGNMNHELGLMSHFANSDLVGDIRNQHQLEHMLSLKEKTGLPVCLSNSAAVLAYPESHLDWVRPGLMLYGISPFAETTSAEHGLLPVMQLTTRLISTYDLNTGEQVGYGGDWTAKQPSRIGIASIGYGDGYSRHLSNQSEVVIQGQRCPVIGRISMDTICINLTDCIQANVGDEVLLWGRSELMVEEIANYAGTIPYELVTVLSKRVNRDVKDG; encoded by the coding sequence TTGACTTTCCCCTCGGCAACTATTTCTGTTCCAGCTTTACAGCATAACCTTGCACGCGCGAAGCAATCGGCTGCAAACAGTAAGGTGATGTCTGTTATCAAAGCTGATGCGTATGGACATGGCGTCATTACTGTAGCAGAAGCGCTCAAGCAGAGTGATGCCTTTGCTGTTGCCAGACTTTCAGAAGCTGTATCACTTCGACAGCAAGGTGTGACACTTCCAATAGTTATTCTTGAAGGTGTAAATACGGCTGATGATTTTCAGCTTGCAGCACAACTAAGTTTATCGCCAGTGATACATTTAAGCTCCCAAGTCGATGTATTGAACTCTATAACATTGAGTCAGCCATTAAAATTTAACTGGATTATGGTTGATAGTGGTATGCATCGTCTTGGTATTCGACCCGAACAGGTTGAGGCAATCATCAGTGGTTTACATGCGTCAGGCAATATGAACCATGAGCTCGGCTTGATGAGTCATTTTGCAAACTCTGATCTTGTTGGTGACATCCGTAATCAACATCAACTTGAACACATGCTCAGTCTGAAAGAAAAAACGGGCTTGCCAGTGTGTTTGTCTAATTCTGCTGCAGTGTTAGCTTATCCCGAGTCACACTTGGACTGGGTTCGTCCCGGTTTAATGTTGTATGGTATTTCTCCATTTGCAGAAACGACGTCTGCTGAACATGGCTTACTGCCAGTGATGCAGTTAACCACACGGTTGATTTCAACTTATGACCTCAATACAGGTGAACAGGTTGGTTATGGTGGCGACTGGACGGCGAAGCAACCTTCCCGCATTGGTATCGCCAGTATTGGATATGGTGATGGTTATAGTCGTCATTTGTCTAACCAGTCTGAAGTGGTTATTCAAGGTCAACGCTGTCCGGTGATTGGACGTATTTCCATGGATACGATTTGTATCAATCTGACGGATTGTATTCAGGCAAATGTCGGTGATGAAGTGTTGTTATGGGGACGTTCAGAGTTGATGGTGGAAGAGATTGCCAACTATGCTGGCACCATTCCTTATGAACTCGTCACTGTCTTGAGTAAACGCGTTAACAGGGATGTGAAAGATGGCTAA
- the dnaB gene encoding replicative DNA helicase, translated as MEDLNYFDSFKDSATEALKVPPHSIEAEQSVLGGLMLDNSAWEQVADLLVEQDFYRHDHQLIYRAIAQLMEQSQPVDVITLAEWHDKRGELDQVGELAYLGMLARNTPSAANIAAYAEIVRERAILRQLIKVGNSIANMAFKPEGMSKEDMLDIAERHVFEIAEKGAKRGGGFIQVKDVLSKVVDRIDSLFEQDSAITGLPTGFLDFDEQTSGLQPADLVIVAGRPSMGKTTFAMNIAENGAIHSKQPVAVFSMEMPADALAMRMLSSLGRIDQHRLRTGKLNDDDWPRLTSAIALLNEAPLFIDDTPALSPTELRARARRLKREHGLSLIVIDYLQLMQGNAGKATENRATEISEISRSLKALGKELEVPVIALSQLNRSLEQRPNKRPVMSDLRESGAIEQDADLIVFIYRDEVYNSDSPDKGKAEIIIGKQRNGPIGTVALTFQGKYTRFENFAPSYYDDQDNYPSYGEE; from the coding sequence GTGGAAGACTTAAATTATTTTGATTCATTTAAGGATTCTGCCACAGAAGCACTGAAAGTGCCGCCTCATTCAATCGAAGCTGAGCAGTCAGTGCTTGGCGGATTAATGCTCGATAACTCTGCCTGGGAACAAGTGGCGGATCTTCTTGTTGAGCAAGATTTCTATCGTCATGACCATCAGTTAATCTACCGGGCAATTGCACAGTTAATGGAGCAGTCACAACCGGTTGATGTGATTACACTGGCTGAGTGGCATGATAAACGTGGTGAGCTAGATCAGGTCGGTGAACTCGCTTACCTTGGCATGCTAGCTCGTAATACCCCAAGTGCTGCCAATATTGCCGCGTATGCTGAAATCGTGCGCGAACGCGCTATTCTTCGCCAATTAATCAAAGTCGGTAACAGTATTGCCAATATGGCGTTTAAGCCTGAAGGCATGAGCAAAGAAGACATGCTCGATATTGCTGAGCGTCATGTGTTTGAAATAGCCGAAAAAGGCGCAAAACGTGGTGGCGGCTTTATTCAGGTGAAAGATGTCTTGAGTAAGGTTGTTGATAGAATTGATAGCTTATTTGAGCAAGATAGTGCAATCACCGGTCTTCCGACCGGATTCCTTGACTTTGATGAACAAACCTCAGGTTTGCAACCAGCGGATTTGGTGATTGTGGCCGGCCGACCATCGATGGGTAAAACTACCTTCGCCATGAATATTGCCGAAAATGGGGCGATACATAGTAAACAGCCAGTAGCGGTGTTCAGTATGGAGATGCCTGCTGATGCATTGGCCATGCGTATGTTGTCTTCTCTGGGCAGAATTGACCAGCATCGATTACGTACCGGTAAGCTAAATGACGATGATTGGCCGCGTTTGACATCCGCCATTGCCCTGTTGAATGAAGCCCCTCTGTTCATTGATGATACCCCGGCATTGAGTCCGACTGAGTTGCGTGCACGAGCCAGACGTCTCAAACGTGAGCATGGTTTGAGTCTAATCGTGATTGACTATCTGCAATTAATGCAAGGTAATGCTGGTAAAGCGACTGAAAACAGGGCAACCGAGATTTCTGAAATATCACGGTCTTTGAAAGCCTTAGGTAAAGAGCTTGAAGTACCGGTAATTGCTTTATCACAGTTGAACCGAAGCCTGGAGCAACGTCCGAATAAACGTCCAGTCATGTCGGATTTACGTGAGTCTGGTGCGATCGAGCAGGATGCCGATCTTATTGTCTTCATTTATCGTGATGAAGTTTACAATTCGGATTCGCCTGATAAAGGTAAGGCCGAAATTATTATTGGTAAACAGCGTAATGGCCCAATCGGTACCGTGGCGCTGACATTCCAGGGCAAATACACACGCTTTGAGAATTTTGCCCCAAGTTACTACGATGATCAGGATAATTACCCGAGCTACGGCGAGGAGTAG
- the rplI gene encoding 50S ribosomal protein L9 has product MQVILLEKVQKLGNLGDEVSVKSGFGRNFLVPKGKALPATKQNREKFEARRADLEAAAAKVLAEAEARKAKLVAAGSLDIMANAGVEGKLFGSITAADIADALNAAGADIDRNEVRLPTGPLRHTGEYNIDIQLHADVVEVVKVNVSSEAELQAKAEAEEAKKAREAALEEAEAIAKAQEEA; this is encoded by the coding sequence ATGCAAGTTATATTGCTAGAAAAAGTTCAAAAGCTTGGTAATCTGGGCGATGAAGTGAGTGTTAAGTCTGGTTTCGGACGTAACTTCTTAGTACCTAAAGGTAAAGCGTTACCTGCAACTAAGCAAAACAGAGAAAAGTTTGAAGCACGTCGTGCAGATCTCGAAGCAGCAGCAGCAAAAGTATTAGCTGAAGCTGAAGCGCGTAAAGCAAAATTAGTGGCTGCCGGTTCTCTGGATATCATGGCTAACGCTGGTGTTGAGGGTAAATTATTCGGTTCAATTACCGCTGCAGATATTGCTGATGCATTAAATGCTGCTGGTGCGGATATTGACCGTAATGAAGTTCGTTTGCCGACAGGTCCATTACGTCATACAGGCGAATACAACATTGACATTCAATTGCATGCAGATGTGGTTGAAGTGGTTAAAGTCAATGTAAGCTCAGAAGCTGAACTGCAAGCAAAAGCAGAAGCGGAAGAAGCGAAAAAAGCAAGAGAAGCAGCTTTGGAAGAAGCTGAAGCTATTGCTAAAGCTCAAGAAGAAGCGTAA
- a CDS encoding DUF2232 domain-containing protein → MLFKAIASYAMQGRWKAAATTAVLSALAIIFPPLNYLSSGVISLTTLRMGPREGVRVILATLAVFALLAGFLVGQLWVAGLVLLTSWLPVYLVTLVLGYTRSFALSLLTASGLGILVVLLMHVFIPDTASWWQQMLRPFIDNLSQQPSWQLNAAQTEQVSIRLSGLMTGLVAAGVCLNAILGIIIGRAWQSQLYNPGAFGTEFKQLRLGKAPAVFTAVLMAMALTTFGRYVPWLMDCLPVMLVVFGIQGLAIVHAIVTIKQKSKAWLITIYVLLVIMLPQMVMILASLGVIDQWFNLRARSEKSGTGI, encoded by the coding sequence ATGCTGTTTAAAGCTATTGCCTCCTATGCCATGCAGGGCCGCTGGAAAGCGGCGGCAACGACAGCGGTATTGTCTGCGTTAGCGATTATCTTTCCTCCTCTGAATTATTTATCGAGTGGGGTGATTTCGTTAACAACACTGAGAATGGGCCCACGCGAAGGTGTGAGGGTCATCTTGGCAACACTGGCTGTGTTTGCTCTTTTGGCTGGATTTTTGGTCGGGCAATTATGGGTTGCAGGTTTAGTCTTGCTGACCAGTTGGTTACCTGTTTATCTGGTAACACTGGTTCTGGGTTACACACGTTCATTTGCGCTGTCACTGTTGACGGCAAGTGGACTGGGCATTTTAGTTGTACTATTGATGCATGTGTTTATCCCTGATACCGCCTCATGGTGGCAGCAAATGTTGAGGCCCTTTATTGACAATTTAAGTCAACAGCCCAGCTGGCAGTTAAATGCTGCGCAGACTGAACAAGTAAGCATACGGTTATCGGGGTTGATGACGGGATTAGTCGCGGCAGGAGTCTGTCTGAATGCAATTTTAGGCATTATTATCGGTCGGGCTTGGCAGTCTCAGCTCTATAATCCAGGTGCCTTTGGCACAGAGTTTAAACAGTTGCGCTTAGGTAAAGCACCTGCTGTTTTTACAGCAGTACTCATGGCTATGGCATTAACTACTTTTGGTCGTTATGTGCCTTGGCTAATGGATTGCTTGCCTGTGATGCTGGTGGTGTTTGGTATTCAGGGATTGGCTATCGTGCATGCTATTGTGACGATAAAACAAAAAAGTAAAGCGTGGTTGATTACAATCTATGTTTTGCTTGTGATTATGTTGCCACAAATGGTAATGATACTAGCCAGTCTTGGTGTAATAGATCAGTGGTTTAATTTACGTGCTCGCTCTGAAAAGAGTGGTACGGGTATTTGA
- the rpsR gene encoding 30S ribosomal protein S18 has translation MARFFRRRKFCRFTAEGIKQIDYKDVNLLKNYITETGKIVPSRITGTKARYQRQLSTCVKRARFLALLPYCDMHK, from the coding sequence ATGGCACGTTTTTTTAGACGTAGAAAATTTTGTCGCTTTACTGCCGAAGGCATTAAACAAATCGATTATAAAGATGTAAATTTGTTAAAAAACTACATCACTGAAACCGGAAAAATCGTACCAAGCCGTATCACAGGTACTAAAGCACGCTACCAGCGTCAGCTTTCAACTTGTGTGAAGCGTGCGCGTTTCCTAGCATTGTTGCCATACTGCGACATGCATAAATAA
- the rpsF gene encoding 30S ribosomal protein S6, producing the protein MRHYEIVFLVHPDQSEQVPGMIERYTQTLTSEGGQIHRLEDWGRRQLAYPINKVHKAHYVLMNVECGVEQLNEVTTAFRFNDAVIRHLVVNMEEAVTEASPMMQKEDEKKSA; encoded by the coding sequence ATGAGACATTACGAAATTGTGTTTCTGGTCCACCCTGATCAGAGTGAACAAGTGCCTGGCATGATCGAGCGCTATACCCAAACACTGACAAGCGAAGGTGGTCAAATCCATCGTTTAGAAGATTGGGGTCGCCGTCAACTTGCTTATCCAATCAATAAAGTACACAAAGCGCATTATGTTCTTATGAATGTTGAATGTGGTGTTGAACAACTGAATGAAGTGACAACTGCATTCCGTTTCAACGACGCTGTTATTCGTCATCTTGTTGTCAACATGGAAGAAGCCGTAACTGAAGCTTCACCTATGATGCAAAAAGAAGACGAGAAAAAATCAGCTTAA
- the rlmB gene encoding 23S rRNA (guanosine(2251)-2'-O)-methyltransferase RlmB, translated as MDPDIIFGLHAVQAALDVPVSRVKEIWLAAERHDSRVENVLNAAQEQGVVVHHSERETLEKLAPDVQHQGCVAKCRPLESLDEKGLFDLLENLDEPPLLLILDGVQDPHNLGACLRTAEASGAHAVIAPKDRASGLTATAIKISSGSAERLPFVQVTNIARLMQELQQRGVWLIGTSGESETSLYQTKLTGPLAIVLGAEGKGIRRLTRENCDEVVFIPMQGEAESLNVSVAAGVCLFEAFRQRGL; from the coding sequence ATTGATCCGGATATCATCTTTGGCCTGCACGCTGTGCAGGCCGCACTTGACGTGCCTGTCAGCCGAGTTAAGGAAATATGGCTTGCTGCCGAACGTCACGATAGTCGTGTTGAGAATGTTCTGAATGCAGCGCAGGAACAAGGAGTTGTTGTTCATCATTCAGAACGTGAAACACTCGAAAAACTCGCACCGGATGTGCAACATCAGGGCTGCGTGGCGAAGTGTCGACCTTTAGAAAGTCTCGATGAAAAAGGTTTATTCGACTTACTCGAAAATCTCGATGAACCACCATTGTTGCTGATTCTTGATGGTGTGCAAGATCCACATAATCTCGGAGCCTGTCTACGTACAGCCGAAGCCTCGGGTGCGCATGCAGTTATTGCACCTAAAGACCGCGCATCTGGTTTAACAGCAACCGCGATAAAAATTTCTAGTGGATCAGCTGAGCGCTTACCTTTTGTTCAGGTCACCAATATTGCGCGGTTGATGCAAGAGCTTCAGCAAAGAGGGGTGTGGCTTATAGGGACTTCAGGCGAGAGTGAAACCAGTCTTTATCAAACCAAACTGACAGGACCTCTGGCCATTGTGCTTGGCGCGGAAGGTAAGGGAATTCGTCGCCTAACTCGTGAAAACTGCGATGAGGTGGTCTTTATTCCTATGCAGGGTGAAGCGGAAAGTCTCAATGTCTCAGTGGCAGCTGGTGTCTGTTTATTCGAAGCATTTCGTCAACGTGGCTTGTGA
- a CDS encoding OmpA family protein → MKKIVLASLIAATLSGCAANDPNQKTKTGAAVGAAAGALLGYAVDDGTGGVLAGAAVGALAGGGVGYYMDKQQKEMEAALADEQARNELKIQQLENETLKIDISSEVSFDFDSASLKSAFTPTLNKVADILQRYPNTIIHVVGHTDSVGSESYNMKLSERRAQSVVDYLSAEGVSSDRLFAIGKGESEPRATNDTEAGRQLNRRVELFVKPVIEGQESEAYQTP, encoded by the coding sequence ATGAAAAAAATTGTATTGGCCTCACTCATAGCGGCAACTCTCAGTGGTTGTGCTGCCAATGACCCTAATCAAAAAACAAAAACAGGTGCCGCTGTAGGTGCTGCCGCAGGTGCATTATTAGGCTATGCGGTAGATGACGGTACAGGTGGTGTGTTAGCAGGTGCTGCCGTGGGTGCATTAGCTGGTGGCGGTGTGGGTTATTACATGGATAAACAGCAGAAGGAAATGGAAGCAGCATTAGCTGATGAGCAAGCTCGCAATGAGTTGAAAATCCAGCAATTAGAAAACGAAACCCTCAAAATTGATATTTCTAGCGAAGTCTCATTTGATTTTGACAGTGCATCATTGAAGTCAGCATTTACGCCGACATTGAATAAAGTGGCGGACATCTTACAGCGATATCCAAATACCATTATTCATGTCGTGGGCCATACAGACAGCGTCGGTTCAGAAAGTTACAATATGAAACTATCAGAGCGAAGAGCGCAGTCTGTTGTTGATTATTTATCAGCGGAAGGCGTGTCATCTGATCGTTTATTTGCTATCGGCAAGGGCGAAAGTGAGCCGCGAGCAACAAATGACACGGAAGCAGGACGGCAATTAAATCGTCGTGTTGAACTATTCGTTAAACCCGTTATTGAAGGACAAGAGTCTGAAGCCTATCAAACGCCGTAA
- the moaB gene encoding molybdenum cofactor biosynthesis protein B codes for MGTEFIPINIAILTISDTRTKDNDASGDVLQDKATADGHNVSYRDIVADDTYRIRAVISQWLVNDDIDAIITTGGTGLTGRDGTPEAVKVLFDKEIEGFGELFRARSYDVIKTSTVQSRAIAGLANGKFIFCLPGSKGACITGWDEILHDQLNASHKPCNFIDLIPRLLEK; via the coding sequence ATGGGTACTGAATTTATTCCTATCAATATCGCTATTTTGACAATATCTGATACACGAACGAAAGACAATGATGCCTCTGGTGACGTGTTGCAGGATAAGGCCACTGCCGATGGCCATAATGTCAGCTACAGAGATATCGTGGCCGATGATACTTATCGCATAAGAGCTGTTATTTCGCAGTGGTTAGTTAATGATGATATCGACGCCATCATCACGACAGGCGGCACCGGCCTTACAGGACGAGATGGTACGCCAGAGGCCGTGAAAGTTTTGTTTGATAAAGAGATTGAAGGCTTTGGTGAATTATTTCGTGCACGTTCGTATGATGTTATCAAAACATCTACAGTACAGAGTCGAGCTATTGCCGGTTTAGCTAATGGGAAATTTATTTTTTGCCTGCCTGGCTCCAAAGGGGCCTGCATAACAGGCTGGGATGAGATTCTCCACGATCAGTTAAATGCCAGCCATAAACCATGTAACTTTATCGACCTGATACCTCGTCTATTAGAAAAATAA
- a CDS encoding glutaredoxin family protein has translation MIVIQYTTAGCHLCEQALALLEETSKINDINIKLVEIGDDDNLVNQFGVHIPVVEFPDQQRLYWPFDLTELNQKIQEQSSSYT, from the coding sequence ATGATAGTCATCCAATACACAACGGCTGGATGTCATTTATGTGAACAAGCTTTAGCGCTGCTGGAAGAAACATCCAAAATAAATGATATCAACATCAAGCTTGTTGAAATTGGTGATGATGATAATTTGGTCAACCAGTTCGGTGTGCATATACCTGTTGTCGAGTTTCCTGATCAGCAACGACTATACTGGCCGTTTGATCTGACTGAGCTTAACCAGAAAATTCAAGAACAATCATCTTCTTACACGTAA